The following proteins are co-located in the Solanum pennellii chromosome 1, SPENNV200 genome:
- the LOC107004839 gene encoding uncharacterized protein LOC107004839 has product MNVTSDDYSTKQSLNNKDDLFLPTGTTSSQDALYRIAFLTAIAIFQLPFERIKEDLVPTVIFTRKPLLFQGFVVSLMFAFSGSMASESMKEKQPKMALLCHKLAIFSVAVAGGVFALSSLLSYYNIEMVDALGNPITSA; this is encoded by the coding sequence ATGAATGTAACAAGTGATGATTACTCTACAAAGCAATCTTTGAATAACAAAGATGACCTATTTCTTCCCACAGGCACAACTAGCAGTCAAGATGCTTTATACAGAATTGCATTTTTGACAGCTATTGCAATTTTTCAGCTTCCATTTGAGAGGATAAAAGAAGATTTAGTACCAACTGTGATATTCACAAGAAAGCCTCTTCTCTTTCAAGGATTTGTTGTTTCTCTCATGTTTGCATTCTCAGGTTCGATGGCGTCGGAATCCATGAAGGAAAAACAGCCAAAGATGGCATTATTATGTCACAAGCTGGCTATATTTTCAGTAGCAGTTGCAGGGGGAGTATTTGCCTTGTCGAGTCTACTGTCATATTACAATATTGAGATGGTGGATGCTTTAGGTAACCCAATCACTAGTGCCTGA